One Sphaerisporangium krabiense DNA segment encodes these proteins:
- the bfr gene encoding bacterioferritin, with translation MQGDKDIIGLLNEQLTSELTAINQYFLHAKMQENWGYTKLASFTRSESIDEMRHAEVLTDRILFLEGLPNYQKLGTLHIGQTVKEQLEADLQLELGVVARLRPGIQLMRERGDTTSARIFEKILEDEEHHIDYLETELELLATLGEGLYLQRFAEPPSSSD, from the coding sequence ATGCAGGGGGACAAGGACATCATCGGCCTGCTGAACGAGCAGCTCACTTCCGAGCTCACCGCCATCAACCAGTACTTTCTGCACGCCAAGATGCAGGAGAACTGGGGCTACACCAAGCTGGCGTCGTTCACGCGCTCGGAGTCGATCGACGAGATGCGCCACGCCGAGGTGCTGACCGACCGCATCCTCTTCCTGGAAGGCCTGCCGAACTACCAGAAGCTCGGCACGCTGCACATCGGCCAGACCGTCAAGGAGCAGCTCGAGGCCGACCTCCAGCTGGAGCTGGGCGTGGTGGCGCGCCTGCGTCCGGGGATCCAGCTCATGCGCGAGCGGGGCGACACGACCTCCGCCCGCATCTTCGAGAAGATCCTGGAGGACGAGGAGCACCACATCGACTACCTGGAGACCGAGCTGGAGCTGCTCGCCACGCTGGGTGAAGGGCTGTACCTCCAGCGCTTCGCCGAGCCGCCGAGCTCCAGCGACTAG
- a CDS encoding ABC transporter ATP-binding protein, giving the protein MTDLAGTPGPAEPGGSPPAVRTRGLFKRFGAQVAVAGVDLAVPRGGFAGLVGPNGAGKTTTLSMITGLLRPDGGTAEVAGMDVWRDPVAVKSQVGVLPEGLRLFERLSGRELLSYNGQIRGIPKDEVARRAEELLKVMDLSGAADKLVVDYSTGMRKKIGLAAALLHNPKVLFLDEPFEGVDPVSANTLVEVLRRYTASGSTIVFSSHVMELVERLCDWVSVMNLGRIVAQGPLAEIRGGGTLNAAILDLVGARGNGEEGLSWLGSSSG; this is encoded by the coding sequence ATGACCGACCTCGCCGGCACGCCCGGCCCCGCGGAGCCCGGCGGGTCGCCCCCGGCCGTCCGCACGCGCGGCCTGTTCAAGCGGTTCGGCGCGCAGGTCGCGGTCGCCGGAGTCGATCTGGCGGTGCCGCGCGGCGGCTTCGCCGGCCTCGTCGGGCCGAACGGCGCGGGGAAGACCACCACCCTCAGCATGATCACCGGCCTGCTGCGGCCGGACGGCGGCACCGCCGAGGTCGCGGGCATGGACGTCTGGCGGGACCCGGTCGCGGTGAAGTCCCAGGTCGGGGTGCTCCCCGAGGGGCTTCGCCTGTTCGAGCGGCTGTCCGGGCGCGAGCTGCTCTCCTACAACGGCCAGATCCGCGGCATCCCCAAGGACGAGGTCGCCCGGCGCGCGGAGGAACTGCTCAAGGTCATGGACCTGTCCGGGGCGGCCGACAAGCTCGTGGTCGACTACTCGACCGGCATGCGCAAGAAGATCGGGCTGGCCGCCGCCCTGCTGCACAACCCGAAGGTGCTCTTCCTCGACGAGCCGTTCGAGGGCGTCGACCCGGTCAGCGCCAACACGCTCGTCGAGGTGCTCCGCCGCTACACCGCCTCCGGCTCGACGATCGTGTTCTCCAGTCACGTCATGGAGCTGGTCGAGCGGCTGTGCGACTGGGTGTCGGTGATGAACCTCGGGCGCATCGTCGCCCAGGGGCCCCTCGCCGAGATCCGCGGCGGCGGCACGCTCAACGCGGCGATCCTCGACCTGGTCGGCGCGCGCGGCAACGGCGAGGAGGGCCTGTCGTGGCTCGGCTCTTCGTCCGGCTGA
- a CDS encoding phosphoenolpyruvate carboxylase: protein MAATASQQADRSSAERNSAVSEMPDELRADVRMLGESLGRVIAEDGGPDLLSDVERLRKAVIAARRREVSVDEVAAMVAAWPIERSVQIARAFTCYFHLVNLAEEHYRIRILRSRDTGDSSVPDSLAQAVAELKHDLGDEELNRLIADLEYRPVLTAHPTEARRRAVATAIQRVSAQLAEYNAPDRGAQERQEAQRRLLEEIDLLWRTAQLRHTKLDPLDEVRTAMSAFDETLFRTVPRVYRALDAALAGGSGTREPRARAFIRYGSWIGGDRDGNPNVTARVTREAVLIQADHVLTALENATTRIGRALTVAAAYGPPGEELSGLLAQAADDHPELASELATRAPGEPHRQWLLFVAARIAATRRRDLDLAYRSPDELLRDLRACQASLVAGGAARQAYGELQHLIWQVETFGFHLAELEVRQHSQVHATALEELRAGKTSERTEEVLATIRMIAWIQERFGPRACHRYVVSFTRSSEDIAAVYELAEHALGSRAPVLDVVPLFESGEDLANSADVLTGMLALPAVQRRLAEGGRRLEVMLGYSDSAKELGPAAATLKLYDAQAELAAWALANDVRLTLFHGRGGALGRGGGPANRAVLAQAPGSVAGRFKVTEQGEVIFARYGHPAIALRHIEQVTNAVLLASTPSVEARTGDAAARYRLLAERVASASERAYRSLTEAPGFPEWFGLVSPLEEIGSLRLGSRPARRGLGAPKSLDDLRAIPWVFAWAQTRVNLPGWYGLGSGLLAATRSPGEPVTSPSTDPAASTSGTTGPSDPGATEADGRADRPEIGPGIEELRRAYREWPLFASLLDNAEMSLAKTDRQIAARYLALGGRQDFADQVLAEYDLTRELVLAVTGHTRLLESRRVLSRAVQLRDPYVDALSHLQLRALSSLRAPDDLPDDERERLDTLLLLTVNGVAAGLQNTG, encoded by the coding sequence ATGGCCGCCACCGCTTCCCAGCAGGCAGACCGTTCTTCCGCCGAACGGAACAGCGCCGTCTCCGAGATGCCCGACGAGCTGCGCGCCGACGTGCGCATGCTCGGTGAATCGTTGGGCCGGGTGATCGCCGAGGACGGCGGGCCCGACCTGTTGTCCGATGTCGAACGCCTCCGCAAGGCCGTGATCGCCGCGCGCAGGCGAGAGGTCTCCGTGGACGAGGTGGCCGCCATGGTCGCCGCGTGGCCGATCGAGCGCAGCGTGCAGATCGCCCGGGCCTTCACCTGCTACTTCCACCTCGTCAACCTCGCCGAGGAGCACTACAGGATCCGCATCCTGAGGTCCAGGGACACCGGCGACTCCAGCGTGCCCGACTCCCTCGCCCAGGCCGTCGCCGAGCTGAAGCACGACCTCGGCGACGAGGAGCTGAACCGCCTCATCGCCGACCTCGAGTACCGTCCCGTGCTCACCGCCCACCCCACCGAGGCCCGCCGCCGCGCGGTCGCCACGGCCATCCAGCGCGTCAGCGCCCAGCTCGCCGAGTACAACGCCCCCGACCGCGGAGCCCAGGAACGCCAGGAGGCCCAACGCCGCCTGCTGGAAGAGATCGACCTGCTGTGGCGCACGGCCCAGCTCCGGCACACCAAGCTGGACCCGCTGGACGAGGTCCGCACCGCCATGTCCGCCTTCGACGAGACGCTGTTCCGCACGGTCCCGCGCGTCTACCGGGCCCTGGACGCCGCGCTCGCCGGCGGCTCCGGCACCCGCGAGCCCCGCGCCAGGGCGTTCATCCGCTATGGAAGCTGGATCGGCGGCGACCGGGACGGCAACCCCAACGTCACCGCCCGCGTCACCCGCGAGGCCGTGCTCATCCAGGCCGACCACGTGCTCACCGCCCTGGAGAACGCCACCACCCGCATCGGGCGCGCCCTCACCGTCGCCGCCGCCTACGGTCCCCCGGGCGAGGAGCTCTCCGGCCTGCTCGCCCAGGCCGCCGACGATCACCCCGAGCTGGCCTCCGAACTGGCCACCCGCGCGCCCGGCGAGCCGCACCGCCAGTGGCTGCTGTTCGTCGCCGCGCGCATCGCCGCGACCCGCCGCCGCGACCTCGACCTCGCCTACCGCTCGCCCGACGAGCTCCTGCGCGACCTGCGCGCCTGCCAGGCGTCCCTGGTCGCCGGCGGGGCCGCGCGCCAGGCGTACGGCGAGCTGCAGCACCTGATCTGGCAGGTCGAGACCTTCGGGTTCCACCTCGCCGAGCTGGAGGTCCGCCAGCACTCCCAGGTCCACGCCACCGCCCTTGAGGAACTTCGGGCGGGGAAGACCTCCGAGCGCACCGAGGAGGTCCTGGCGACGATCCGCATGATCGCCTGGATCCAGGAGCGCTTCGGGCCCCGCGCCTGCCACCGGTACGTCGTGTCCTTCACCCGGTCCTCCGAGGACATCGCCGCCGTCTACGAGCTGGCCGAGCACGCCCTCGGCTCCCGCGCGCCCGTCCTCGACGTCGTCCCGCTGTTCGAGTCGGGGGAGGACCTGGCCAACTCCGCGGACGTGCTCACCGGCATGCTCGCCCTGCCCGCCGTCCAGCGCCGCCTGGCCGAGGGGGGACGGCGCCTCGAGGTCATGCTCGGCTACTCCGACTCCGCCAAGGAGCTCGGCCCCGCCGCCGCCACCCTCAAGCTCTACGACGCCCAGGCCGAGCTGGCCGCGTGGGCGCTCGCCAACGACGTCCGGCTCACGCTCTTCCACGGCCGCGGCGGCGCGCTCGGCCGGGGCGGCGGCCCCGCCAACCGCGCCGTGCTCGCCCAGGCCCCCGGGTCGGTCGCGGGCCGGTTCAAGGTCACCGAGCAGGGCGAGGTCATCTTCGCCCGGTACGGCCACCCGGCCATCGCGCTGCGCCACATCGAGCAGGTCACCAACGCCGTCCTGCTCGCCTCCACCCCCTCGGTCGAGGCCCGCACGGGCGACGCCGCGGCCCGCTACCGCCTGCTGGCCGAGCGCGTGGCCTCCGCCTCCGAGCGCGCCTACCGCTCCCTGACCGAGGCGCCCGGGTTCCCCGAGTGGTTCGGCCTGGTCAGCCCGCTGGAAGAGATCGGCTCCCTGCGCCTCGGCTCCCGCCCGGCCCGCCGCGGCCTCGGCGCCCCCAAGTCCCTGGACGACCTCCGCGCCATCCCGTGGGTGTTCGCCTGGGCGCAGACCCGCGTCAACCTCCCCGGCTGGTACGGCCTCGGCAGCGGCCTCCTCGCCGCCACACGATCCCCCGGCGAGCCCGTCACGTCACCGTCCACGGACCCGGCGGCCTCCACCTCCGGCACCACCGGCCCGTCCGATCCCGGGGCCACCGAGGCGGACGGCCGCGCGGACCGGCCCGAGATCGGGCCGGGCATCGAGGAACTGCGGCGCGCCTACCGCGAATGGCCGCTGTTCGCCTCGCTCCTGGACAACGCCGAGATGTCCCTGGCCAAGACCGACCGCCAGATCGCCGCCCGCTACCTCGCCCTCGGCGGCCGCCAGGACTTCGCCGACCAGGTCCTCGCCGAGTACGACCTGACCCGCGAACTGGTCCTCGCCGTCACCGGCCACACCCGCCTGCTGGAGAGCCGGCGCGTCCTCTCCCGCGCCGTCCAACTCCGCGACCCCTACGTCGACGCCCTCTCCCACCTCCAACTCCGCGCGCTCTCCTCCCTCCGCGCCCCCGACGACCTCCCCGACGACGAGCGCGAACGCCTGGACACCCTCCTCCTCCTCACCGTCAACGGCGTGGCCGCCGGCCTCCAGAACACCGGCTGA
- a CDS encoding biotin--[acetyl-CoA-carboxylase] ligase: protein MLDSPYTDLDRPPLSQAALTRALVRPDGLWSRLTVVDRTGSTNADLAQSARDGAREGAVLIAEVQLAGRGRLGRVWTAPARSGLTFSLLLRPSAPPARQGWLPLLVGLAAASAVRRVAGVDVRLKWPNDLLVGERKLAGVLAERVEGAVVIGMGLNVSVREDELPVPTATSLVLEDAECADRDPLIRAVLREVETHYREWAAAGGDADACGLRTAYLGMSATVGQEVRVELPGERVLTGRATGVDALGHLLVEADGEERALSAGDVVHVRRT, encoded by the coding sequence GTGCTTGACTCGCCGTACACCGATCTCGACCGGCCGCCGTTGTCGCAGGCGGCGCTGACCCGTGCGCTCGTCCGGCCGGACGGCCTGTGGTCCCGGCTGACCGTCGTGGACCGCACCGGTTCCACCAACGCCGACCTCGCGCAGTCGGCCCGCGACGGCGCGCGCGAGGGCGCCGTGCTGATCGCCGAAGTGCAGCTCGCGGGGCGCGGGCGTCTCGGCCGGGTCTGGACGGCGCCGGCGCGCTCGGGCCTGACGTTCTCGCTGCTGCTGCGGCCCTCGGCGCCTCCGGCCCGGCAGGGCTGGCTGCCGCTGCTGGTGGGGCTGGCGGCGGCGTCGGCGGTCCGCCGGGTGGCGGGGGTGGACGTGCGGCTGAAGTGGCCGAACGACCTGCTCGTCGGCGAGCGCAAGCTGGCCGGGGTGCTCGCCGAGCGGGTCGAGGGCGCCGTGGTGATCGGCATGGGGCTGAACGTCTCGGTGCGCGAGGACGAACTGCCCGTTCCCACCGCGACCTCCCTGGTGCTGGAGGACGCCGAGTGCGCCGACCGCGACCCGCTGATCCGCGCGGTGCTGCGCGAGGTCGAGACCCACTACCGCGAGTGGGCGGCGGCCGGGGGCGACGCGGACGCCTGCGGGCTGCGCACGGCCTACCTCGGCATGAGCGCGACCGTCGGCCAGGAGGTCCGGGTGGAGCTGCCCGGCGAGCGCGTCCTCACGGGCCGGGCCACGGGCGTGGACGCCCTTGGCCACCTGCTCGTCGAGGCGGACGGCGAGGAGCGCGCGCTGAGCGCGGGCGACGTCGTCCACGTGCGCCGCACCTGA
- a CDS encoding (2Fe-2S)-binding protein: MYVCICQAVTENEVHACIAAGAKTARQVRDITGAGKDCATCVRKICAILNRPTELAVTA, from the coding sequence ATGTACGTGTGCATCTGTCAGGCTGTGACGGAGAACGAAGTTCACGCCTGTATAGCCGCAGGTGCGAAGACGGCTCGTCAGGTCCGCGACATCACGGGCGCCGGCAAGGATTGCGCGACGTGCGTCCGTAAGATTTGTGCGATCCTGAACCGTCCTACGGAGCTCGCCGTAACCGCGTGA
- a CDS encoding PH domain-containing protein, which translates to MGLPEHHLTTGERVIHSFHPHWKRLVVPFLALLLVVAASSLAFLYIPTDYEYVRFAWLAVAVVSVVALTLWSFIPYLRWKTTSYTLSTHRFNISTGILNKSTDDIPLAKVNSVSSDQTFVERLLGCGTLVVESASDKGEIVLRDIPKIQTVRAELFRLVEDASDGEIDGK; encoded by the coding sequence ATGGGTCTGCCTGAACACCACTTGACGACCGGCGAGCGGGTCATCCACTCGTTCCATCCGCACTGGAAGCGGCTCGTCGTCCCGTTCCTCGCGTTGCTTCTCGTCGTGGCCGCCTCCAGCCTGGCGTTCCTCTACATCCCGACCGATTACGAGTACGTCCGTTTCGCCTGGCTGGCGGTCGCCGTCGTGTCCGTGGTGGCGCTGACCCTCTGGTCGTTCATCCCGTACCTGCGCTGGAAGACGACCTCGTACACGCTCAGCACCCACCGCTTCAACATCAGCACCGGCATTCTGAACAAGTCCACCGACGACATCCCGCTGGCCAAGGTCAACAGCGTGAGCTCCGACCAGACGTTCGTCGAACGGCTGCTCGGCTGCGGCACGCTCGTGGTGGAGTCGGCCTCCGACAAGGGCGAGATCGTGCTCAGGGACATCCCGAAGATCCAGACGGTGCGCGCGGAGCTGTTCCGGCTCGTCGAGGACGCCTCCGACGGGGAGATCGACGGGAAGTGA
- a CDS encoding MBL fold metallo-hydrolase → MSGGPVTVERLVTSGTFTLDGGSWEVDNNVWLVGDEREVVVIDAAHDARAIAAAVGDRRLVAIVCTHAHNDHVNAAGELSDATGAPILLHPDDEVLWRMVYAERGFEPVRDGQVIEVAGTALRVLHTPGHAPGAVSLYAPGLGAVFTGDTLFSGGPGATGRSYSSFETIIDSIRDRLLVLPPETVVRTGHGDTTTIGAEAPGLEDWIARGH, encoded by the coding sequence GTGAGCGGTGGCCCGGTGACGGTGGAGCGCCTGGTCACCTCGGGGACGTTCACGCTGGACGGCGGGAGCTGGGAGGTCGACAACAACGTGTGGCTGGTCGGTGACGAGCGCGAGGTGGTCGTGATCGACGCGGCGCACGACGCGCGGGCCATCGCCGCGGCCGTGGGGGACCGCCGTCTGGTGGCGATCGTCTGCACGCACGCGCACAACGACCACGTCAACGCCGCCGGGGAGCTGTCGGACGCCACGGGCGCGCCGATCCTGCTGCACCCGGACGACGAGGTCCTGTGGCGCATGGTCTACGCCGAGCGGGGGTTCGAGCCGGTGCGCGACGGCCAGGTGATCGAGGTGGCGGGCACCGCGCTGCGCGTCCTGCACACGCCGGGCCACGCGCCCGGAGCGGTCAGCCTGTACGCCCCCGGCCTCGGCGCCGTCTTCACCGGCGACACGCTGTTCTCCGGCGGCCCCGGGGCGACCGGGCGGTCGTACTCCTCGTTCGAGACGATCATCGACTCGATCCGGGACCGGCTGCTGGTGCTGCCCCCGGAGACGGTGGTGCGCACCGGGCACGGCGACACGACCACCATCGGCGCCGAGGCGCCGGGCCTGGAGGACTGGATCGCCCGAGGTCACTGA
- a CDS encoding FdhF/YdeP family oxidoreductase: MSKRLDPRNWASWKPFGIGERKPNNYLELWKAFRSVKGNRRYAWRILNQGTCDGCALGTKGMRDWTMPEIHLCNIRLRLLKLNTMPALDTGALAHVAPLAGMSSAALRDLGRLPHPMLRRRGEPGFTRVSWDEALDLAAEQVRDRRLGVYLTSRGVPNENYFAAQKAVRALGTNSIDNAARICHSPSTVALKETIGAAATTCSYTDWIGSDLIVFVGSNPSNNQPVAMKYLYHAKKAGTRIAMVNAYREPGMERYWVPSNAESALFGTKITDHFFGVNVGGDIGFLNGVLKHLIENDWLDKAFIDEHTAGFEETRAAVAAQSWEELEALSGATRAQMYELAALLGEAKSAVLVWSMGITQHTYGEDNVRAIVNLALARGFVGRDNCGLMPIRGHSGVQGGAEMGAYATGLPGGLPVTPENAETFSRKWGFEVPTAPGLTATDMIDAAHARELDALISSGGNFLEVLPDPGHCREALSRLSLRVHIDIVLSSQMLVESEGDVLLLPAQTRYEMAGGVTETSTERRVIFSPEVEGPRVGEAWPEWKIFTELAARARPEIADRVRYPGGTPEIRRDIEAAVPSYAGIAALAEFGDNVQYGGRHLCPGGRFPTPDGLGRFSAVAIPALERPDGSFMVATRRGKQFNSMVHERRDGFNGATREAVLISAYDADRLGLPDGERVELTGPAGRFTGRVLRAPLTPGNLQIHWPEGNVLLDHARRSPDARIPDYNAVVTLRKAGA; encoded by the coding sequence GTGAGCAAGCGACTGGACCCCCGGAACTGGGCGAGCTGGAAGCCCTTCGGCATCGGCGAGCGCAAGCCCAACAACTACCTCGAACTGTGGAAGGCGTTCCGATCCGTCAAGGGCAACCGCCGCTACGCGTGGCGCATCCTCAACCAGGGCACGTGCGACGGCTGCGCGCTCGGCACCAAGGGGATGCGCGACTGGACCATGCCCGAGATCCACCTGTGCAACATCCGCCTGCGGCTGCTCAAGCTCAACACCATGCCCGCGCTCGACACCGGCGCGCTGGCCCACGTCGCCCCGCTGGCCGGGATGAGCAGCGCGGCGCTGCGCGACCTCGGCCGCCTGCCGCACCCCATGCTGCGGCGCCGCGGCGAGCCCGGCTTCACCCGCGTGAGCTGGGACGAGGCCCTGGACCTCGCCGCCGAGCAGGTGCGCGACCGCCGGCTCGGCGTGTACCTGACCAGCCGGGGCGTGCCCAACGAGAACTACTTCGCCGCGCAGAAGGCCGTGCGGGCGCTCGGCACCAACTCGATCGACAACGCCGCGCGCATCTGCCACTCGCCCTCGACCGTCGCGCTCAAGGAGACCATCGGCGCCGCCGCCACCACCTGCTCCTACACGGACTGGATCGGCTCCGACCTGATCGTCTTCGTCGGCTCCAACCCGTCCAACAACCAGCCGGTCGCGATGAAGTACCTGTACCACGCCAAGAAGGCGGGCACCCGCATCGCGATGGTCAACGCCTACCGCGAGCCGGGCATGGAGCGGTACTGGGTGCCGTCCAACGCCGAGTCCGCCCTGTTCGGCACCAAGATCACCGACCATTTCTTCGGCGTCAACGTCGGCGGCGACATCGGCTTCCTCAACGGCGTGCTCAAGCACCTCATCGAGAACGACTGGCTGGACAAGGCGTTCATCGACGAGCACACCGCCGGCTTCGAGGAGACGCGCGCCGCGGTGGCCGCGCAGTCCTGGGAGGAACTGGAGGCGCTGAGCGGCGCCACCCGCGCCCAGATGTACGAGCTGGCCGCGCTGCTGGGCGAGGCGAAGTCCGCCGTGCTCGTCTGGTCCATGGGCATCACCCAGCACACCTACGGCGAGGACAACGTCCGTGCCATCGTCAACCTCGCGCTGGCGCGCGGCTTCGTCGGGCGCGACAACTGCGGGCTCATGCCGATCCGCGGGCACAGCGGGGTCCAGGGCGGCGCGGAGATGGGGGCGTACGCCACCGGCCTGCCCGGCGGCCTGCCCGTCACGCCGGAGAACGCCGAGACGTTCAGCCGGAAGTGGGGCTTCGAGGTGCCCACCGCCCCCGGGCTGACCGCCACCGACATGATCGACGCCGCGCACGCGCGCGAGCTGGACGCGCTGATCTCCTCGGGCGGCAACTTCCTGGAGGTCCTCCCCGACCCCGGCCACTGCCGCGAGGCGCTGTCCCGGCTGTCGCTGCGCGTCCACATCGACATCGTCCTGTCCAGCCAGATGCTGGTGGAGTCCGAGGGCGACGTGCTGCTGCTCCCCGCGCAGACCCGCTACGAGATGGCGGGCGGGGTCACCGAGACCTCCACCGAGCGCCGCGTGATCTTCTCCCCCGAGGTCGAGGGGCCGCGCGTCGGCGAGGCCTGGCCCGAGTGGAAGATCTTCACCGAGCTGGCGGCCCGCGCCCGCCCCGAGATCGCCGACCGGGTGCGCTACCCCGGCGGCACGCCCGAGATCCGGCGCGACATCGAGGCCGCGGTGCCGTCCTACGCGGGCATCGCCGCGCTCGCCGAGTTCGGGGACAACGTGCAGTACGGCGGGCGGCACCTGTGCCCCGGCGGGCGCTTCCCCACCCCGGACGGCCTCGGCCGCTTCTCCGCCGTGGCGATCCCGGCGCTGGAACGGCCGGACGGCTCGTTCATGGTGGCCACGCGGCGCGGCAAGCAGTTCAACAGCATGGTCCACGAGCGGCGCGACGGCTTCAACGGCGCGACCCGCGAGGCCGTCCTGATCAGCGCCTACGACGCCGACCGGCTCGGCCTGCCCGACGGCGAGCGGGTGGAGCTGACCGGGCCCGCCGGGCGCTTCACCGGACGCGTGCTGCGGGCCCCGCTGACCCCCGGCAACCTGCAGATCCACTGGCCCGAGGGCAACGTCCTCCTCGACCACGCCCGCCGCTCCCCCGACGCCCGCATCCCCGACTACAACGCCGTGGTGACCCTCCGCAAGGCCGGCGCATGA
- the fdhD gene encoding formate dehydrogenase accessory sulfurtransferase FdhD: MTTSQAREDGREADPGVLRSGRGTRPGPTTRVRVREVSGTSARDRRDDLATEEPLEIRIAAGGRTRTLAVTMRTPGADFELAAGFLAAEGIVHPDPRHTATSAAIASIAYCTDEDLPPEARYNTVTVRLDSPVLPDLPNMHRHFMTSSACGVCGTASLDALRARQAALPPTTPASFPPIPAEILYDLPRRLRKAQGIFGKTGGLHAAGLFTPDGSLLALREDVGRHNAVDKLIGWALLSGRLPLTSSVLMVSGRTSYEIMQKALAAGLPMVCGVSAPSSLAVALAHDFDLTLIGFLREERFNIYTAPDRVQLPSPG, translated from the coding sequence ATGACCACCTCTCAGGCCCGCGAGGACGGCCGGGAAGCCGATCCCGGCGTCCTGAGGTCCGGGCGTGGCACTCGTCCCGGGCCCACGACCCGGGTGCGGGTGCGGGAGGTCTCGGGGACGTCCGCGCGCGACCGGCGCGACGACCTCGCCACGGAGGAGCCGCTGGAGATCAGGATCGCCGCGGGCGGCCGGACCCGCACCCTGGCCGTCACCATGCGCACCCCCGGCGCCGACTTCGAACTCGCCGCCGGCTTCCTCGCCGCCGAGGGCATCGTCCACCCCGATCCGCGGCACACCGCCACCTCGGCGGCCATCGCCTCGATCGCCTACTGCACGGACGAGGACCTCCCGCCCGAGGCGCGCTACAACACCGTGACGGTCCGCCTGGACAGCCCGGTGCTGCCCGACCTCCCCAACATGCACCGGCATTTCATGACATCAAGCGCCTGCGGGGTCTGCGGCACGGCCAGCCTGGACGCCCTGCGCGCCCGCCAGGCCGCCCTCCCCCCCACGACGCCCGCCTCTTTCCCGCCCATCCCCGCCGAGATCCTGTACGACCTGCCTCGCCGCCTGCGCAAGGCGCAAGGGATCTTCGGCAAGACCGGCGGCCTGCACGCCGCCGGCCTCTTCACCCCGGACGGCTCCCTGCTCGCACTCCGCGAGGACGTCGGCCGCCACAACGCCGTGGACAAGCTGATCGGCTGGGCCCTCCTCTCGGGCCGCCTCCCGCTCACCTCCTCGGTCCTCATGGTGAGCGGCCGCACCAGCTACGAGATCATGCAGAAGGCCCTCGCCGCCGGCCTCCCCATGGTCTGCGGCGTCTCAGCCCCTTCCTCCCTGGCCGTCGCCCTCGCCCACGACTTCGACCTGACCCTCATCGGCTTCCTCAGAGAAGAACGCTTCAACATCTACACCGCTCCAGACCGCGTGCAGCTCCCCTCGCCCGGATGA
- a CDS encoding S-(hydroxymethyl)mycothiol dehydrogenase, giving the protein MPYEVQGVVAAAKGEPVSLRTVIVPDPGPGEAAVDVQACGVCHTDLHYREGGINDDFPFLLGHEAAGVVAAVGPDVTQVAPGDYVVLNWRAVCGNCRACLRGRPWYCFATHNATQKMTLEDGTPLSPALGIGAFASKTLVAAGQCTKVDPDARPAVAGLLGCGVMAGLGAALNTGGVTRGDSVAVIGCGGVGDAAILGASVAGASKIIAVDVDDRKLGLAGQFGATHTINSKTTDPVEAIRELTGGHGADVVIEAVGRPETYKQAFYARDLAGTVVLVGVPTPDMTLELPLLDVFGRGGSLKSSWYGDCLPSRDFPMLIDLYLQGRLNLDGFVSETIELDQVEEAFGKMHRGEVLRSVVVL; this is encoded by the coding sequence ATGCCGTACGAGGTCCAGGGTGTGGTCGCCGCCGCCAAGGGCGAGCCCGTGTCGCTGCGAACGGTGATCGTCCCCGACCCCGGGCCGGGTGAGGCGGCCGTGGACGTGCAGGCGTGCGGGGTGTGCCACACCGACCTGCACTACCGCGAGGGCGGCATCAACGACGACTTCCCCTTCCTGCTCGGGCACGAGGCCGCGGGCGTCGTGGCGGCGGTGGGGCCGGACGTCACGCAGGTCGCGCCCGGCGACTACGTGGTGCTCAACTGGCGCGCCGTCTGCGGCAACTGCCGCGCCTGCCTGCGCGGACGCCCGTGGTACTGCTTCGCCACGCACAACGCCACGCAGAAGATGACCCTGGAGGACGGCACCCCGCTCAGCCCCGCGCTCGGCATCGGCGCGTTCGCGTCCAAGACGCTGGTGGCCGCCGGGCAGTGCACCAAGGTGGACCCGGACGCCCGCCCGGCGGTGGCGGGGCTGCTCGGCTGCGGCGTGATGGCGGGCCTCGGGGCCGCGCTCAACACCGGCGGCGTGACCCGCGGCGACTCGGTGGCGGTGATCGGCTGCGGCGGCGTGGGCGACGCCGCGATCCTCGGCGCGTCGGTGGCGGGCGCCTCGAAGATCATCGCGGTGGACGTCGACGACCGCAAGCTCGGCCTGGCCGGCCAGTTCGGCGCCACGCACACCATCAACTCCAAGACCACCGACCCGGTGGAGGCGATCCGCGAGCTGACCGGCGGCCACGGCGCCGACGTCGTGATCGAGGCGGTCGGCCGCCCGGAGACCTACAAGCAGGCGTTCTACGCGCGCGACCTGGCCGGGACCGTCGTGCTGGTCGGTGTGCCGACCCCGGACATGACCCTGGAGCTGCCGCTGCTGGACGTCTTCGGCCGCGGCGGGTCGCTGAAGTCGTCCTGGTACGGCGACTGCCTGCCGAGCCGCGACTTCCCGATGCTGATCGACCTCTACCTGCAGGGACGGCTGAACCTCGACGGGTTCGTCTCCGAGACCATCGAGCTGGACCAGGTCGAGGAGGCCTTCGGCAAGATGCACCGCGGCGAGGTCCTGCGCTCGGTGGTGGTCCTGTGA